The Molothrus aeneus isolate 106 chromosome 15, BPBGC_Maene_1.0, whole genome shotgun sequence genome includes a region encoding these proteins:
- the SPINK9 gene encoding serine protease inhibitor Kazal-type 9, with amino-acid sequence MKVTLVLLAAAALCLAFSTADAATQNEVDCSEYKRLERGRPIYCERLYQPFCGSDGKTYNNKCSFCKAVLRSRGALHMKQAGAC; translated from the exons atgAAGGTCACCCTGGTGCTCCTGGCAGcggcagctctgtgcctggcaT TTTCCACTGCAGATGCTGCCACACAGAATGAG GTGGACTGCAGTGAGTAcaagaggctggagagggggagGCCCATTTACTGTGAGAGGCTCTACCAACCCTTCTGCGGCTCTGATGGCAAAACCTACAACAACAAATGCTCCTTCtgcaaggctgtgct gaggagcagaggggccctGCACATGAAGCAGGCAGGAgcgtgctga